The Pan paniscus chromosome 1, NHGRI_mPanPan1-v2.0_pri, whole genome shotgun sequence genome has a segment encoding these proteins:
- the SRP9 gene encoding signal recognition particle 9 kDa protein isoform X1, protein MPQYQTWEEFSRAAEKLYLADPMKARVVLKYRHSDGNLCVKVTDDLVCLVYKTDQAQDVKKIEKFHSQLMRLMVAKEARNVTMETE, encoded by the exons ATGCCGCAGTACCAGACCTGGGAGGAGTTCAGCCGCGCTGCCGAGAAGCTTTACCTCGCTGACCCTATGAAG gCACGTGTGGTTCTCAAATATAGGCATTCTGATGGGAACTTGTGTGTTAAAGTAACAGATGATTTAGTT TGTTTGGTGTATAAAACAGACCAAGCTCAAGATGTAAAGAAGATTGAGAAATTCCACAGTCAACTAATGCGACTTATGGTAGCCAAGGAAGCCCGCAATGTTACCATGGAAACTGAGTGA
- the SRP9 gene encoding signal recognition particle 9 kDa protein isoform X2 codes for MPQYQTWEEFSRAAEKLYLADPMKARVVLKYRHSDGNLCVKVTDDLVRQCLALLLRLQCSGMIIAHCILNLLGSSGPLASAS; via the exons ATGCCGCAGTACCAGACCTGGGAGGAGTTCAGCCGCGCTGCCGAGAAGCTTTACCTCGCTGACCCTATGAAG gCACGTGTGGTTCTCAAATATAGGCATTCTGATGGGAACTTGTGTGTTAAAGTAACAGATGATTTAGTT agacagtgtcttgctctattgctcaggctgcagtgcagtggcatgatcatagctcactgcatcctcaacctcctgggctcaagcggtcctcttgcttcagcctcctga